From one Lycium ferocissimum isolate CSIRO_LF1 chromosome 7, AGI_CSIRO_Lferr_CH_V1, whole genome shotgun sequence genomic stretch:
- the LOC132062753 gene encoding uncharacterized protein LOC132062753, translating into MERLDSIIHYWLVGHPIISQFEFKHGQTFGSTWLFPIVSMFIYLSLTILSLRFPSLLPTVSATILRLITATHSLILCILSFIVAVGCGLSVLHQMAAHVHDWTWVICFNRLNYENTLPQGPIFFWGYVFYLSKILEFVDTLLILLSKSRSRRLTFLHVYHHALVPLLCYVSVGTGQSMLHAGVITNASVHVLMYAYYFLSAIGKSPRWKKLVTDVQIGQFMFCFVCLGALMYYHLTSEFGCSGIGIWFFTFSFNVSLLALFLNFHFKTYAKNAKKNHEEIKLDKQT; encoded by the coding sequence ATGGAACGTCTTGACTCCATAATCCACTATTGGCTAGTTGGCCACCCAATTATCAGTCAATTTGAGTTTAAGCATGGACAAACTTTTGGTTCCACCTGGTTATTTCCCATAGTGTCAATGTTCATTTACTTGTCTCTCACTATACTATCTCTCCGCTTCCCATCACTACTTCCCACCGTTTCCGCCACCATCCTCCGCCTCATCACCGCCACCCACAGCCTCATCCTCTGTATCCTATCGTTTATAGTGGCCGTGGGGTGCGGCCTCTCAGTCCTCCACCAGATGGCAGCCCACGTCCACGACTGGACTTGGGTCATCTGTTTTAACAGGTTAAATTATGAAAATACCCTTCCTCAAGGACCGATCTTCTTTTGGGGCTACGTGTTCTACCTTTCTAAGATTCTTGAATTCGTAGACACCCTTTTGATCCTACTTAGTAAATCACGGTCTCGACGACTCACGTTCCTCCACGTGTACCACCATGCATTGGTGCCACTTTTGTGTTATGTTAGTGTTGGAACTGGCCAGTCCATGTTGCATGCTGGGGTGATCACTAATGCTTCGGTTCATGTGCTAATGTACGCTTATTATTTCCTCTCTGCAATTGGAAAAAGTCCAAGGTGGAAGAAATTGGTGACTGACGTACAAATTGGGCAGTTCATGTTTTGCTTTGTGTGTTTGGGCGCACTGATGTATTATCACTTGACTAGTGAGTTTGGTTGCTCTGGGATAGGGATTTGGTTCTTCACTTTCAGTTTTAATGTCTCACTTTTAGCACTTTTTCTCAACTTTCACTTCAAGACCTATGCCAAGAACGCCAAGAAAAACCATGAAGAGATCAAGCTGGATAAGCAGACATAA